A single genomic interval of Arachis duranensis cultivar V14167 chromosome 7, aradu.V14167.gnm2.J7QH, whole genome shotgun sequence harbors:
- the LOC107496250 gene encoding ABC transporter C family member 3 — translation MSQISSYLSLTYSDMSFLLQPIFLHAFSAIIHLILVAMVLVSWVWKKITVGEASDESNKHKKLKNKVMLRKTLFCSLGVSAFNFVLCLYSSYFLEEEGKLVTLLDLAIKTLAWGLISVCMHKRFFFFLIKPWCVLYFFLSCYSFVVDIIVLLYEKNVALPAQYLVSDVVSASVGLFFCYVVCFVKNINECEEDHVSDDLQDPLLLNNGNAPVCVTPFSNAGIFSILTFSWVGPLIALGNKKTLDPEDVPQLDKNDSVFGAFPTFREKIEKDCRGEINHITTLKLVKLLILSAWREILFTAVLALLNTLASYVGPYLIDAFVQYLAGQRVNEKQGYALVSAFFLSKLVESLSQRHWLFRLQQVGIRIQALLVTLIYNKALVLSCQSRKGHTSGEMINFMAVDAGRIGNFTWYMHDLWRVALQVALALLLLYKNVGLASIAAFVATIIVMLVNVPLGKLQKKFQKNFMDSKDTRMKATSEILRNMKILKLQGWEMKFLSKITELRKTEEGWLKKSAYNLAISAFVFWIAPTFVSVVTFGSCMLMGIPLESGKILSALATFRILQVPIYNLPNTISAILQTKVSLDRISSFLRLEDLQSDVVEKLPFGTSDKAIEVTNGSFSWDLSSPNTTLKNINLEVFHGMRVAVCGTVGSGKSTLLSCILGEVPKVSGTLKVCGTKAYVAQSPWIQSGKIEDNILFGKEMDREKYEKVLEACSLKKDLEILPFGDQTIIGERGINLSGGQKQRVQIARSLYQNADIYMFDDPFSAVDAHTGSHIFKECLLGLLRSKTVIYVTHQVEFLPAADLILVMKDGKITQCGKYADLLNNGTDFMELVGAHKKALSTLDSIDEGIVSNEISTLEQDLDVPVSRGGEKEEEKKDEQNGKIDNKGDEAKGQLVQEEERERGRVGFSVYWQFITMAYGGALVPFMLLAHILFQVLQIGSNYWMAWAAPISQDVEPPVLETTLIAVYVALAIASSFCILARTTLLATAVYKTATIICNKMHFCIFRAPMSFFDSTPSGRILNRVSTDQSAVDTNIPYLAASFAFQFIQLLGVIAVMSQSAWQVFIVFIPVIAISIWYQQYYLPPARELSRLVGVCKAPILQNFSETISGTSTIRSFDQQSRFQEKNMKLIDGYSRPQFNSSGASAWLCFRLDILSSITFAFSVICLMVVPQGVIDPGLAGLAVTYGLNLNSLNAMVIRLLCELENKMISVERILQYTSIPSEPPLVVQENRPSPSWPSYGEVDICNLQVRYAPHLPLVLHGLTCTFHGGLKTGIVGRTGSGKTTLIQTLFRIIEPAAGEVVIDGINISSIGLHDLRSRLSIIPQDPTMFEGTVRNNLDPLEEYTDEQIWEALEKCQLGDEVRRKEGKLDSPVSENGENWSMGQRQLVCLGRVLLKKSKVLVLDEATASVDTATDNLIQQTLRLHFADSTVITIAHRITSVIDSDMVLLLHQGLIEEYDSPSKLLEDKSSSFAQLVAEYTMRSKTSFEKSSDH, via the exons ATGTCTCAAATTTCCTCGTACCTTTCCCTTACTTACTCTGACATGAGCTTTCTACTCCAACCCATTTTCCTCCATGCATTCTCTGCCATCATCCACCTCATACTGGTGGCTATGGTTTTGGTGTCTTGGGTTTGGAAGAAGATCACAGTTGGAGAAGCTAGTGATGAGTCCAACAAGCATAAGAAGCTCAAGAATAAAGTTATGTTAAGAAAGACTTTGTTTTGTTCTTTGGGTGTTTCTGCTTTCAACTTTGTCCTCTGCCTCTATAGTTCTTACTTCTTAGAGGAAGAAGGAAAGCTTGTTACCCTTTTGGATTTAGCTATCAAAACTCTTGCTTGGGGTCTTATCAGTGTTTGCATGCACAAgaggtttttcttcttcttgatcaaACCTTGGTGTGttctctatttctttctttcatgtTACTCCTTTGTAGTTGATATTATTGttcttttgtatgaaaagaaCGTGGCTTTACCAGCTCAGTACTTAGTTTCTGATGTTGTATCAGCTTCTGTGGGTTTATTCTTTTGTTATGTGGTGTGTTTTGTGAAGAATATTAATGAGTGTGAAGAGGATCATGTCAGTGATGATCTTCAAGATCCATTACTATTGAATAACGGTAATGCACCTGTTTGTGTTACCCCTTTCTCAAATGCTGGCATTTTCAGCATTCTTACATTCTCTTGGGTGGGCCCTCTTATTGCTCTTGGCAATAAGAAGACCTTGGACCCTGAGgatgttcctcaacttgataaAAATGATAGTGTTTTTGGAGCTTTTCCAACttttagagaaaaaattgagaaagatTGTCGTGGTGAAATCAACCACATAACCACTCTTAAGCTGGTGAAGTTGTTGATACTCTCAGCATGGAGAGAGATTCTCTTCACTGCAGTTCTTGCATTGTTGAACACTTTGGCTTCTTATGTTGGTCCTTATCTTATTGATGCTTTTGTTCAATACCTTGCTGGACAAAGGGTCAATGAAAAGCAGGGCTATGCTCTGGTTTCTGCATTTTTCTTGTCAAAACTTGTTGAGTCCCTTTCACAAAGGCATTGGTTGTTTAGGTTGCAGCAAGTTGGGATTAGAATCCAAGCACTGCTTGTAACTCTGATCTATAACAAAGCATTGGTCCTTTCTTGTCAATCAAGGAAGGGTCATACTTCTGGTGAAATGATCAATTTCATGGCAGTTGATGCTGGAAGAATTGGCAACTTCACTTGGTATATGCATGATTTGTGGAGAGTAGCTCTGCAAGTTGCCTTAGCCTTGTTGCTTTTGTATAAAAATGTCGGTCTTGCTTCAATAGCCGCGTTTGTGGCAACCATAATTGTAATGTTGGTAAATGTTCCTCTTGGAAAATTACAAAAGAAGTTTCAGAAGAACTTTATGGACTCGAAAGATACAAGGATGAAGGCAACATCTGAGATTCTAAGGAACATGAAGATCCTCAAACTACAAGGATGGGAAATGaagtttctatctaagataacTGAGCTTAGGAAAACTGAGGAAGGGTGGTTAAAGAAATCTGCATACAATTTAGCTATCAGTGCTTTTGTGTTCTGGATTGCTCCTACTTTTGTATCTGTTGTTACTTTTGGTTCATGTATGCTTATGGGGATTCCACTTGAATCAGGGAAAATTTTGTCTGCACTTGCAACATTCAGAATCCTTCAAGTTCCCATATATAATCTTCCAAATACAATTTCAGCTATACTACAAACTAAGGTTTCTCTTGATAGGATTTCTTCGTTCCTTCGTCTCGAAGACTTGCAATCTGATGTTGTAGAGAAGCTACCTTTCGGTACTTCAGATAAAGCAATTGAAGTTACCAATGGAAGCTTCTCTTGGGATCTATCTTCTCCAAATACAACATTGAAGAACATAAATCTTGAAGTTTTTCATGGCATGAGGGTTGCTGTTTGTGGGACAGTTGGATCAGGAAAATCTACATTGCTTTCTTGTATATTGGGAGAAGTACCAAAGGTTTCAGGCACTCTAAAAGTGTGTGGAACAAAGGCCTATGTTGCTCAATCACCATGGATACAAAGTGGAAAGATAGAGGATAATATACTGTTTGGTAAAGAGATGGATAGGGAAAAGTATGAGAAGGTTCTTGAAGCCTGTTCCTTGAAAAAGGATCTTGAAATTTTGCCATTTGGTGACCAAACAATTATTGGGGAACGTGGGATAAATTTGAGTGGTGGACAAAAACAAAGGGTACAAATTGCTAGATCTCTTTATCAAAATGCTGATATATACATGTTTGATGATCCTTTCAGTGCTGTGGATGCTCATACAGGATCACACATCTTTAAG GAATGTTTACTAGGCCTTTTAAGATCAAAGACAGTAATTTATGTTACTCATCAAGTTGAGTTCTTACCTGCTGCTGACCTTATATTG GTGATGAAAGATGGGAAGATTACTCAATGTGGAAAGTATGCTGATCTTCTTAACAATGGAACTGATTTTATGGAACTTGTTGGTGCACATAAAAAAGCTTTGTCTACACTTGATTCAATAGATGAAGGAATAGTATCCAATGAAATAAGTACCTTAGAACAAGATTTAGATGTTCCTGTTTCTCGGGGTggagagaaagaagaggaaaagaaagatgAGCAAAATGGTAAAATTGATAACAAAGGTGATGAGGCAAAAGGCCAacttgttcaagaagaagaaagagagagaggtaGAGTTGGATTTTCAGTGTATTGGCAATTTATCACTATGGCATATGGAGGTGCTCTTGTTCCTTTCATGCTATTGGCTCATATTCTCTTCCAAGTTCTCCAAATTGGTAGCAACTATTGGATGGCTTGGGCAGCACCAATCTCACAAGATGTGGAGCCACCTGTTTTGGAAACAACTCTTATAGCTGTCTATGTTGCTTTGGCTATTGCAAGTTCTTTCTGCATTCTTGCAAGGACAACACTTCTTGCCACTGCTGTATATAAGACAGCTACCATAATCTGCAATAAGATGCACTTCTGCATCTTTCGCGCACCAATGTCATtctttgattccactccaagcGGCCGAATTCTAAATAGA GTTTCTACTGATCAAAGTGCAGTAGACACAAACATTCCTTATCTAGCTGCTTCATTTGCCTTTCAATTCATCCAACTTTTGGGAGTTATAGCAGTGATGTCTCAATCTGCATGGCAAGTTTTCATTGTCTTTATACCTGTGATAGCAATCAGCATTTGGTATCAG CAATATTACTTACCACCGGCTCGAGAGCTATCGCGCTTAGTTGGAGTATGCAAAGCACCAATCCTTCAGAACTTTTCTGAAACAATTTCTGGTACATCAACCATCAGAAGCTTTGATCAGCAGTCTAGATTTCAGGAAAAGAATATGAAACTAATTGACGGATATTCGCGACCACAGTTCAATAGTTCTGGTGCTTCTGCATGGTTATGCTTCCGTTTGGATATATTGTCTTCAATCACATTTGCATTTTCTGTGATATGCTTGATGGTTGTTCCTCAAGGAGTCATAGATCCAG GCCTTGCTGGTTTAGCTGTTACCTATGGACTCAATTTGAACTCGCTAAACGCTATGGTGATTCGACTTCTTTGTGAATTGGAGAATAAGATGATATCAGTAGAAAGAATACTTCAATATACATCCATTCCTAGTGAGCCTCCCCTTGTTGTGCAAGAAAATAGACCAAGTCCTTCTTGGCCATCATATGGAGAAGTTGATATATGCAACTTGCAG GTTCGTTATGCTCCACACCTTCCACTTGTGTTGCATGGCCTCACATGTACATTTCATGGAGGATTGAAAACTGGCATTGTTGGTAGAACAGGAAGTGGCAAAACAACTCTCATACAAACTCTCTTCCGAATCATTGAACCAGCTGCTGGAGAGGTTGTGATTGATGGCATCAACATCTCTTCAATAGGACTTCATGATTtgaggtctagattaagcattatTCCTCAAGATCCAACCATGTTTGAAGGGACAGTGAGAAACAATCTGGATCCACTAGAGGAGTACACTGATGAACAAATTTGGGAG GCCCTTGAAAAGTGTCAACTTGGTGATGAAgttagaagaaaagaaggaaagttGGACTCTCCAG TTAGCGAAAATGGCGAGAATTGGAGCATGGGACAGAGACAATTGGTGTGCCTTGGTAGGGTGCTTCTAAAGAAGAGCAAGGTATTGGTGCTTGATGAAGCAACTGCATCAGTTGATACTGCCACAGACAATTTGATTCAACAAACTCTTAGGCTGCATTTCGCTGACTCCACAGTCATAACCATTGCGCATAGAATCACTTCTGTTATTGACAGTGATATGGTCTTGCTTCTTCATCAAG GACTAATTGAAGAGTATGATTCACCTTCAAAATTGCTAGAGGATAAGTCATCATCTTTTGCTCAACTTGTTGCTGAGTACACAATGAGATCCAAAACCAGTTTTGAGAAATCTTCTGATCACTGA